Proteins encoded in a region of the Oncorhynchus clarkii lewisi isolate Uvic-CL-2024 chromosome 18, UVic_Ocla_1.0, whole genome shotgun sequence genome:
- the LOC139372704 gene encoding sodium/potassium-transporting ATPase subunit beta-1-interacting protein 1 isoform X1 produces the protein MGNCDGRCTLVAICSLQLMAALQRQVFDFLSYQWAPILANFLQIMAVILGIFGTVQFRSRYLILYAVWLVLWVGWNSFIICFYLEVGHLSQDRDFLMTFNTSLHRSWWMEHGPGCLVTPVLDSRIAPDDHHVITVSGCLLDYQYIEVLSSALQVLLALFGIVYACYVSKVFQDDEDSFDFIGGFDSYGYQPPQKTSHLQLQPLYTAG, from the exons ATGGGGAATTGTGACGGGAGATGCACGCTGGTGGCGATATGTTCACTGCAGCTG atggcaGCACTACAGAGACAGGTGTTTGACTTCCTGAGCTACCAGTGGGCTCCTATCCTGGCCAACTTCCTCCAAATCATGGCCGTCATACTGGGGATCTTTGGAACCGTGCAGTTCAGATCCCGCTACCTCATACTG TATGCAGTGTGGTTGGTGCTGTGGGTGGGATGGAACTCCTTTATCATCTGTTTCTACCTGGAGGTGGGACACTTGTCTCAG gacaggGACTTCCTGATGACTTTCAACACGTCGCTGCATCGGTCATGGTGGATGGAGCATGGCCCTGGTTGCCTAGTAACACCAGTGTTGGACTCCCGCATTGCCCCTGATGACCACCATGTCATCACCGTCTCCGGCTGTCTCCTTGACTACCAGTACATTGAGGTGTTGAGCTCTGCACTACAGGTCTTACTGGCT CTCTTTGGCATTGTGTATGCCTGCTACGTGAGCAAAGTCTTCCAGGACGACGAGGATAGCT ttgaTTTCATTGGTGGCTTTGACTCCTATGGTTACCAGCCTCCTCAGAAGACTTCCCACCTCCAACTGCAGCCCCTCTACAC TGCTGGGTAG
- the LOC139372704 gene encoding sodium/potassium-transporting ATPase subunit beta-1-interacting protein 1 isoform X2: MGNCDGRCTLVAICSLQLMAALQRQVFDFLSYQWAPILANFLQIMAVILGIFGTVQFRSRYLILYAVWLVLWVGWNSFIICFYLEVGHLSQDRDFLMTFNTSLHRSWWMEHGPGCLVTPVLDSRIAPDDHHVITVSGCLLDYQYIELFGIVYACYVSKVFQDDEDSFDFIGGFDSYGYQPPQKTSHLQLQPLYTAG, encoded by the exons ATGGGGAATTGTGACGGGAGATGCACGCTGGTGGCGATATGTTCACTGCAGCTG atggcaGCACTACAGAGACAGGTGTTTGACTTCCTGAGCTACCAGTGGGCTCCTATCCTGGCCAACTTCCTCCAAATCATGGCCGTCATACTGGGGATCTTTGGAACCGTGCAGTTCAGATCCCGCTACCTCATACTG TATGCAGTGTGGTTGGTGCTGTGGGTGGGATGGAACTCCTTTATCATCTGTTTCTACCTGGAGGTGGGACACTTGTCTCAG gacaggGACTTCCTGATGACTTTCAACACGTCGCTGCATCGGTCATGGTGGATGGAGCATGGCCCTGGTTGCCTAGTAACACCAGTGTTGGACTCCCGCATTGCCCCTGATGACCACCATGTCATCACCGTCTCCGGCTGTCTCCTTGACTACCAGTACATTGAG CTCTTTGGCATTGTGTATGCCTGCTACGTGAGCAAAGTCTTCCAGGACGACGAGGATAGCT ttgaTTTCATTGGTGGCTTTGACTCCTATGGTTACCAGCCTCCTCAGAAGACTTCCCACCTCCAACTGCAGCCCCTCTACAC TGCTGGGTAG